The following proteins come from a genomic window of Heyndrickxia acidicola:
- the cmk gene encoding (d)CMP kinase translates to MKKKIRIAIDGPAAAGKSTVAKIIAENLSFIYIDTGAMYRSLTYKALQKQVDLQDEDALADLLYNTTIELKPGSEGQIVLVDGQNVTSLIRESNVTNSVSQVSKYRLVREEMVRRQKVLAKDGGVVMDGRDIGTQVIPDAELKIFLLASVEERAERRHSENLAKGYPSELEQLKLEIEQRDKLDSEREVSPLRKAEDAVTIDTTSLSIMDVVDKIMTLALERKE, encoded by the coding sequence ATGAAGAAAAAAATCCGAATTGCGATTGACGGACCGGCAGCGGCAGGAAAGAGCACGGTAGCGAAAATAATAGCTGAAAATCTTTCGTTTATTTATATTGACACGGGTGCTATGTACAGATCCTTAACATATAAAGCACTTCAAAAACAAGTGGATCTTCAGGATGAAGATGCACTTGCTGACCTTCTTTATAATACGACTATTGAACTAAAACCCGGAAGCGAAGGCCAAATTGTTTTGGTAGACGGGCAGAATGTTACAAGCCTGATTAGAGAATCTAATGTAACAAACTCTGTATCCCAAGTTTCAAAATATCGCCTGGTGCGTGAAGAGATGGTTAGAAGACAGAAGGTGCTTGCCAAGGACGGCGGAGTTGTAATGGACGGCCGGGATATAGGCACACAGGTGATTCCGGATGCAGAGCTAAAAATATTCCTATTGGCCAGCGTTGAAGAGCGGGCCGAGCGACGTCATTCTGAAAACCTGGCAAAGGGCTATCCCTCTGAGCTTGAACAGCTAAAGCTGGAAATTGAGCAAAGGGATAAACTGGATTCTGAAAGAGAAGTATCTCCATTAAGAAAAGCAGAAGATGCTGTGACCATTGACACTACTTCGTTATCTATTATGGATGTAGTAGATAAAATCATGACACTAGCTTTGGAAAGGAAAGAGTGA
- a CDS encoding lysophospholipid acyltransferase family protein codes for MNVTFYMFAKRAVWQLLNPIYRFEIIGLEHFPKDGGVLLCSNHINNLDPPVVGITAPRPIIFMAKEELFKSPFMKKLMIKLNVFPVKRGKNDREALRMALSVLKENQVLGVFPEGTRSKTGELGKGMAGAGFFALRTKANVVPCAIIGPYKPFKRLKVVYGQPIDMDPLRQNKKSAEEATEVIMNEIRKLMEKHRS; via the coding sequence GTGAATGTGACATTCTATATGTTCGCAAAAAGGGCAGTCTGGCAGCTTTTAAACCCGATTTATCGATTTGAAATCATTGGGCTTGAGCATTTCCCTAAAGATGGGGGTGTACTTCTGTGCTCAAATCATATTAACAACCTGGATCCGCCGGTTGTAGGGATTACTGCCCCGAGACCCATTATTTTTATGGCCAAGGAAGAACTGTTTAAATCCCCTTTTATGAAAAAGCTTATGATAAAGCTCAACGTTTTCCCTGTAAAGAGAGGGAAGAATGACAGAGAAGCGCTAAGAATGGCATTAAGTGTTTTAAAGGAGAATCAGGTTTTAGGTGTGTTCCCAGAGGGTACTCGAAGTAAAACAGGAGAGCTGGGGAAGGGCATGGCAGGAGCCGGTTTCTTTGCCTTAAGGACAAAAGCAAATGTTGTTCCCTGTGCCATTATTGGCCCATACAAACCATTTAAAAGGCTGAAAGTAGTATATGGCCAGCCAATTGATATGGATCCTTTAAGGCAAAATAAAAAAAGTGCAGAGGAAGCAACAGAAGTGATTATGAATGAAATCCGTAAACTTATGGAAAAACATCGGTCTTGA
- the rpsA gene encoding 30S ribosomal protein S1: MTEDMNQVEVRSFSENDKVKGTVTKVEEKQVLVSIEGSKLDGIIPISELSSLHIEQASDVVNEGDVLDLVVTKIEEEALIVSKRKVDAEKAWEEMQRRFEDNEIFEAEVSDVVKGGLVIDLGVRGFVPASLVEDRYVEDFSDYKGKTLTFKIVELDREKNRLILSHRAVLESQKANRKKQVLESIEVGQVLEGTVQRLTDFGAFVDIGGVDGLVHISQLSYEHVAMPSDVVKEGDKVKVKVLSVDRDNERVSLSIKETLPGPWSNIDEKAPLGSIHTGTVKRIVSFGVFVEVFPGVEGLVHISQISHKHIGTPHEVLKEGQEVKVKVLDVNASEQRLSLSIKELEEAPASENHDFELPEETKGFSLGDMIGDKLKSLKKD, from the coding sequence ATGACAGAAGATATGAATCAAGTAGAGGTAAGGTCTTTTTCAGAAAATGATAAAGTTAAAGGAACTGTAACAAAGGTGGAAGAGAAACAAGTTCTAGTTTCCATCGAGGGCAGCAAGCTTGACGGAATTATTCCGATCAGTGAGTTATCGAGCCTCCATATTGAACAGGCTTCAGATGTTGTGAATGAAGGCGATGTACTTGATCTGGTTGTAACGAAAATTGAAGAAGAAGCATTAATTGTTTCCAAACGAAAAGTGGATGCTGAAAAAGCCTGGGAGGAAATGCAGCGCCGTTTTGAAGACAATGAAATTTTCGAAGCGGAAGTCAGCGATGTAGTCAAAGGCGGTCTTGTCATTGACTTAGGTGTAAGGGGATTTGTTCCTGCATCTCTTGTTGAAGACCGTTATGTTGAAGATTTTTCTGATTATAAAGGAAAAACACTTACCTTTAAAATTGTGGAGCTTGATCGTGAAAAAAACCGCTTAATTTTATCACACCGTGCCGTTCTTGAATCTCAAAAAGCTAATCGTAAAAAACAAGTACTTGAGTCGATTGAAGTTGGACAAGTCCTTGAAGGTACAGTACAGCGCTTGACAGATTTTGGTGCTTTTGTAGATATTGGCGGTGTAGATGGGCTTGTCCATATTTCACAGCTTTCATATGAACATGTTGCGATGCCTTCTGATGTTGTGAAAGAGGGAGACAAAGTGAAGGTAAAGGTCCTTTCGGTTGATCGTGACAATGAAAGAGTCTCACTTTCCATTAAAGAAACACTGCCTGGCCCTTGGTCTAATATTGATGAGAAAGCTCCTCTCGGTTCTATTCATACAGGCACAGTGAAAAGAATTGTTTCTTTTGGAGTATTTGTCGAAGTATTTCCTGGAGTGGAAGGGCTTGTCCACATTTCACAAATTTCACACAAGCATATCGGGACACCTCATGAAGTGTTGAAGGAAGGCCAGGAAGTAAAAGTGAAGGTATTGGATGTAAATGCAAGTGAGCAAAGATTATCCTTAAGCATTAAGGAACTTGAAGAAGCTCCAGCCTCTGAAAACCATGATTTTGAGCTTCCTGAAGAAACAAAAGGATTCTCTCTTGGTGATATGATCGGAGATAAATTAAAAAGCCTAAAAAAAGATTAA
- a CDS encoding YpzI family protein, translating to MGKDRQEKKLKASRTVESNRDQALHYDGATRMESPEEARKNQR from the coding sequence ATGGGAAAAGATCGTCAGGAAAAGAAATTAAAAGCAAGCCGCACCGTGGAGTCGAACCGAGACCAAGCCCTTCATTATGACGGAGCCACAAGAATGGAAAGCCCAGAAGAAGCAAGAAAAAATCAGAGGTAG
- a CDS encoding YphA family membrane protein — MDGEMFLGFLWAVWLIATFFLNKQNSMRIPAAALSLILIISYPYSIPIFSFSIKLPALLLLAIGYYYLNSLSFTRKLYMILSVMIITSGFTGAMLMELYDPIWMFMDRRLMLGGMVFLLGQFLYPQSLYKCLSSMVIAAIHGEILFSIFLSKWGIHYPIASDPFLDICSVYLSFTIIWHLINQLSTFMSVRQSVKNERQY, encoded by the coding sequence ATGGATGGAGAGATGTTTTTAGGTTTCTTATGGGCTGTGTGGCTAATTGCAACATTTTTTTTGAATAAGCAAAATTCAATGAGAATTCCGGCTGCAGCCTTGTCGTTAATTTTGATTATTTCTTATCCTTATAGTATTCCGATTTTTTCATTTTCCATTAAATTACCCGCATTATTATTGCTTGCTATAGGGTATTACTATCTTAATTCCCTTTCATTTACAAGGAAATTATATATGATATTGTCGGTTATGATAATCACTTCCGGTTTTACTGGTGCTATGTTAATGGAATTGTATGATCCCATCTGGATGTTCATGGATAGAAGGCTTATGCTTGGTGGCATGGTCTTTCTTTTGGGACAGTTTTTATACCCTCAATCTTTATATAAGTGTCTTTCTAGTATGGTGATCGCTGCTATACATGGTGAGATTCTCTTTTCCATCTTTTTGTCAAAATGGGGAATTCACTATCCCATAGCATCTGACCCATTTTTAGATATTTGTTCCGTTTATTTATCGTTTACAATTATCTGGCATCTTATAAATCAACTCTCAACTTTTATGTCTGTACGGCAATCTGTGAAAAATGAAAGACAGTATTAG
- the der gene encoding ribosome biogenesis GTPase Der has protein sequence MTKPVVAIVGRPNVGKSTIFNRIAGERISIVEDIPGVTRDRIYSSAEWLTHEFNLIDTGGIDIGDEPFLEQIRQQAEIAIDEADVIIFLTSGREGVTSADETVAKILYKTKKPVVLGVNKIDNPEMRDQLYDFYALGFGEPFPVSGSHGIGLGDLLDEVAKHFPKDEDAEYDENTIKFSFIGRPNVGKSSLVNAILGEERVIVSDIEGTTRDAVDSMYTYEDQDYVIIDTAGIRKKGKVYESTEKYSVLRALRAIERSDVVCVVLNGEEGIREQDKKIAGYAHEAGRAVIIVVNKWDAVEKDEKTMKVFEQTIREHFLFLSYAPIVFLSAKTKKRVFSLLPVIQRVSENHAMRVQSSILNDIISDAVAMNPTPTDNGRRLRIYYTTQVAVKPPTFVVFVNEPELMHFSYQRFLENRIRDSFDFEGTPIRIIPRHRK, from the coding sequence ATGACAAAACCAGTTGTCGCCATAGTAGGACGTCCGAATGTAGGGAAATCAACGATTTTCAACCGTATTGCGGGGGAAAGGATTTCAATTGTTGAAGACATTCCAGGTGTTACCAGAGATCGTATCTACAGCTCAGCCGAGTGGTTAACTCATGAATTTAATCTTATTGATACAGGCGGGATTGACATTGGAGATGAGCCATTTCTTGAGCAAATCAGGCAGCAGGCGGAAATAGCTATTGATGAAGCGGATGTCATAATATTTTTAACAAGCGGCCGCGAAGGCGTCACATCTGCAGATGAAACGGTAGCGAAAATATTATATAAAACAAAAAAACCGGTTGTCTTAGGGGTAAATAAAATTGATAATCCTGAAATGAGGGACCAGCTTTACGATTTTTATGCATTAGGATTTGGGGAACCATTTCCGGTTTCTGGTTCACATGGTATTGGACTTGGGGATCTTCTGGATGAGGTTGCCAAGCATTTTCCTAAGGATGAAGATGCAGAATATGATGAAAACACTATAAAGTTTTCTTTTATTGGACGTCCGAATGTAGGAAAGTCGTCATTAGTGAATGCAATTCTGGGCGAAGAACGTGTTATTGTAAGTGATATTGAAGGGACTACAAGAGATGCAGTTGATTCTATGTATACATATGAAGACCAGGATTATGTCATCATAGATACGGCTGGTATCAGAAAAAAAGGGAAAGTATACGAAAGCACAGAAAAATATAGTGTATTGCGCGCTTTAAGAGCAATTGAACGTTCCGATGTTGTTTGTGTTGTTTTAAATGGGGAAGAGGGCATAAGGGAACAGGATAAAAAAATTGCCGGCTACGCACATGAAGCAGGAAGAGCTGTCATTATTGTGGTGAATAAATGGGATGCGGTCGAAAAAGACGAGAAAACCATGAAAGTTTTTGAACAAACTATCAGGGAGCACTTCTTATTCTTAAGCTATGCACCCATTGTCTTTTTATCAGCCAAAACAAAGAAAAGAGTCTTTTCTTTGTTGCCAGTTATTCAAAGAGTCAGTGAAAATCATGCAATGCGTGTACAATCCAGTATTTTAAATGACATCATATCAGATGCCGTTGCGATGAATCCGACCCCGACGGATAATGGGCGCAGATTACGAATTTATTATACTACCCAAGTGGCGGTAAAGCCGCCTACCTTTGTTGTTTTTGTTAATGAGCCTGAACTTATGCATTTTTCTTATCAGCGTTTCCTTGAAAACCGTATCAGAGATTCATTTGATTTTGAAGGTACGCCAATCCGAATTATACCTCGTCATAGAAAATAA
- a CDS encoding NAD(P)H-dependent glycerol-3-phosphate dehydrogenase, producing the protein MSGVKEKVAVLGAGSWGTALAMVLADNGHEVRLWGHKKELIDEINKTHMNHKYLPNISLPEGIKGFDSLQDALKDLDLIILAVPTKAIREVLKNIIEFQKEPLTIVHVSKGIEPDSLLRITEMIAHEVPKKLQKDIVVLSGPSHAEEVSLRHPTTVTVTSSNMEAANRIQDLFMNQNFRVYTNADVIGVEIGGALKNIIALAAGISDGLGYGDNAKAALITRGLAEIARLGVKMGANPLTFSGLTGIGDLIVTCTSVHSRNWRAGNMLGKGKTLQEVLESMGMVVEGVRTTKAAYQLAKEYNVSMPITEALYNVLFNGDKPKEAVDRLMGRLKTNEMEDLTDILEDQFRE; encoded by the coding sequence TTGAGCGGTGTTAAAGAAAAAGTGGCTGTATTGGGAGCAGGAAGCTGGGGAACTGCTTTGGCCATGGTACTGGCGGACAATGGTCATGAAGTACGTCTTTGGGGACACAAAAAAGAGCTTATTGATGAAATAAATAAAACGCATATGAATCATAAATATCTTCCCAATATTAGCTTGCCGGAAGGTATAAAAGGCTTTGATTCTTTACAGGATGCTTTAAAGGACCTTGATTTGATTATTCTGGCTGTTCCTACAAAAGCAATTAGGGAAGTACTAAAGAACATCATTGAATTTCAGAAAGAGCCTTTAACGATTGTCCATGTAAGTAAAGGGATAGAGCCTGATTCATTGTTAAGAATTACTGAAATGATTGCGCATGAGGTGCCAAAGAAGCTGCAAAAGGATATCGTTGTCCTTTCTGGTCCAAGTCATGCCGAAGAGGTAAGTCTTCGCCACCCTACTACAGTGACGGTTACTTCGTCAAATATGGAGGCAGCTAATCGTATCCAGGATCTGTTTATGAACCAAAACTTCCGTGTTTATACAAACGCGGACGTTATTGGTGTCGAAATCGGCGGTGCATTGAAGAATATTATTGCTCTTGCTGCAGGTATTTCAGATGGACTAGGCTACGGGGACAATGCAAAAGCTGCTCTTATTACACGTGGTCTGGCTGAAATCGCCAGGCTTGGAGTGAAAATGGGAGCAAATCCATTAACCTTTTCAGGGCTTACCGGCATTGGTGACCTAATTGTCACTTGTACAAGTGTCCATTCCCGGAACTGGAGAGCAGGAAATATGCTTGGAAAGGGTAAAACGCTTCAAGAAGTCCTGGAAAGTATGGGAATGGTTGTTGAGGGAGTACGTACAACAAAGGCAGCTTATCAGCTTGCCAAGGAGTACAATGTCAGTATGCCAATAACAGAAGCCTTATACAATGTATTGTTCAATGGAGATAAACCCAAGGAAGCAGTTGACCGCTTGATGGGGAGATTGAAAACGAATGAAATGGAGGATCTGACAGATATTCTAGAGGATCAGTTCAGAGAATAA
- a CDS encoding DUF2768 domain-containing protein: protein MSLAMLKMWISILAMGLMAVAMVTIYLSRYRIKIQFLKILTAFIAYICLFVGALIMIFVVISGPSA, encoded by the coding sequence ATGTCTCTGGCTATGCTTAAAATGTGGATTTCGATTTTAGCGATGGGCTTGATGGCAGTTGCAATGGTTACTATATACCTGAGCAGATATAGGATAAAAATTCAATTTTTAAAAATTCTAACCGCTTTCATTGCGTATATTTGCCTTTTTGTCGGCGCCTTAATTATGATCTTTGTCGTAATCAGCGGACCGTCTGCCTGA
- the spoIVA gene encoding stage IV sporulation protein A codes for MEKFDIFNDIAERTGGDIYLGVVGAVRTGKSTFIKKFMELVVLPNISNEAERSRAQDELPQSAAGKTIMTTEPKFVPNQAVSVQVETGLDVNIRLVDCVGYTVPGAKGLEDENGPRMIHTPWYEEPISFQEAAEIGTRKVIQEHSVIGIVITTDGTIGEIPRPNYVEAEERVISELKEVGKPFIMVVNSAKPHHPETENLRSSLAEKYDIPVVAMSVESMREADVLNVLREALFEFPVLEVNVNLPSWVMVLKENHWLRENYQSAVKETVKDIKRLRDVDRVVQYFNEYEFIESAGLAGIEMGQGIAEIDLYAPDELYDQVLKEIVGVEIRGKDHLLELMQDFAHAKTEYDQISEALKMVKQTGYGIASPSLEDMSLDEPEIIRQGSRFGVRLKAVAPSIHMIKVDVESEFAPIIGTEKQSEELVRYLMQDFEDDPLSIWNSDIFGRNLSSIVREGIQAKLSLMPENARYKLKETLERIINEGSGGLIAIIL; via the coding sequence TTGGAAAAGTTTGATATTTTTAATGATATCGCAGAGAGAACTGGCGGTGATATCTATTTAGGGGTAGTAGGGGCGGTAAGGACTGGGAAATCAACGTTTATTAAAAAATTCATGGAATTAGTTGTTCTGCCAAATATTTCAAACGAAGCAGAACGAAGCAGGGCACAGGATGAGCTGCCGCAAAGTGCAGCCGGAAAAACCATCATGACGACAGAGCCTAAATTCGTGCCTAATCAAGCTGTTTCAGTTCAAGTAGAAACTGGACTTGATGTCAACATTCGGCTTGTAGATTGTGTCGGTTATACAGTGCCTGGGGCAAAGGGGTTGGAGGATGAAAATGGGCCCCGCATGATTCATACACCATGGTATGAAGAGCCAATCTCCTTCCAGGAAGCAGCTGAGATTGGCACAAGAAAAGTTATTCAGGAGCATTCTGTTATCGGCATCGTCATTACAACTGATGGAACGATTGGAGAAATACCTAGACCGAATTACGTAGAAGCTGAGGAAAGAGTTATTTCAGAATTAAAAGAAGTGGGTAAGCCGTTTATTATGGTTGTGAACTCGGCAAAGCCACACCATCCAGAAACAGAAAATTTACGCTCTTCACTTGCGGAAAAATATGATATTCCAGTTGTGGCCATGTCGGTTGAGAGTATGCGTGAAGCAGATGTTTTAAATGTTTTAAGAGAGGCCCTGTTCGAATTTCCGGTCCTCGAAGTAAATGTAAACCTGCCAAGCTGGGTTATGGTACTTAAAGAAAACCACTGGCTGCGTGAGAATTATCAATCGGCAGTAAAAGAAACAGTGAAAGATATAAAACGTTTGAGGGATGTAGACAGGGTTGTTCAATACTTTAATGAGTATGAATTTATTGAAAGCGCAGGATTAGCAGGAATTGAAATGGGGCAGGGAATTGCAGAGATTGACTTGTATGCGCCGGATGAGTTATATGATCAGGTCTTAAAAGAAATTGTAGGTGTTGAAATCCGCGGGAAAGACCACTTACTGGAGCTTATGCAGGATTTTGCCCATGCAAAAACGGAATACGATCAAATCTCTGAAGCGTTAAAAATGGTGAAGCAAACCGGTTATGGCATAGCTTCTCCTTCGCTTGAGGATATGAGCCTCGATGAACCTGAAATCATTCGGCAGGGATCCCGATTCGGTGTACGCTTAAAAGCGGTTGCTCCATCCATTCACATGATTAAAGTAGACGTCGAATCGGAATTTGCACCAATCATTGGAACGGAGAAACAAAGTGAAGAACTGGTCCGTTATCTCATGCAGGACTTTGAAGATGATCCCCTCTCCATTTGGAATTCAGATATTTTTGGACGCAATTTAAGTTCGATAGTACGGGAAGGAATACAAGCGAAGCTATCTTTAATGCCAGAAAATGCGAGATATAAGTTAAAAGAAACACTTGAAAGGATTATCAACGAGGGATCTGGCGGATTAATTGCCATTATTCTGTAG
- a CDS encoding HU family DNA-binding protein, with product MNKTELINAVAEAAEISKKDATKAVDAIFDTIQNALANGDKVQLIGFGNFEVRERAARKGRNPQTGEEIEIAASKVPAFKPGKALKDAVK from the coding sequence ATGAACAAAACTGAACTTATTAATGCTGTTGCTGAAGCGGCTGAAATATCTAAGAAGGATGCTACAAAAGCAGTTGATGCTATTTTCGATACAATCCAGAATGCGTTAGCAAATGGAGATAAAGTCCAACTAATTGGTTTTGGTAACTTTGAAGTACGCGAGCGTGCTGCCCGTAAAGGACGCAACCCGCAAACTGGTGAAGAGATTGAAATCGCTGCTAGCAAAGTGCCTGCATTCAAACCAGGCAAGGCGCTTAAAGATGCTGTAAAATAA
- the mtrB gene encoding trp RNA-binding attenuation protein MtrB, which produces MKNQANSSDYIVIKAIDDGVSVIGLTRGSDTRFHHTEKLDSGEVMIAQFTEHTSAIKVRGNAKIFTSIAEIESESAKK; this is translated from the coding sequence ATGAAAAATCAAGCTAATTCAAGTGACTATATTGTCATTAAAGCTATAGATGATGGTGTAAGTGTTATTGGGCTGACAAGGGGTTCAGATACTAGATTTCACCATACTGAAAAGCTGGACAGCGGCGAGGTCATGATTGCCCAGTTTACAGAGCATACCTCTGCGATTAAAGTCAGAGGAAATGCTAAAATTTTCACAAGTATTGCTGAAATTGAAAGTGAATCTGCAAAGAAATAG
- a CDS encoding heptaprenyl diphosphate synthase component 1, translating into MTLQERIQQVTSIKEMVQNKISHYYLKQFIEVPHIDEDRILLMINSLAGQDLSCQNFEKFVTTAMLVQIALDTHDKISNLQEPLKQRQLTILAGDYFSGLYYKILADIEHVPLIRVLAEGIKTVNEYKILVYQNENSHIDEFLVHLKKAESTIVSKFSQFFDSQSIAALAEEVLLLNRLLKEKENAVKGEASVLFEALMRTFLPSKQHAPFQELPNEKKAILFHECEKYIEQSIGFISSMMMKIPKLNQLLQQRLDAIMSRYPAPSNLYAEEG; encoded by the coding sequence ATGACCTTGCAAGAACGGATACAACAAGTTACTTCAATAAAAGAAATGGTGCAGAATAAAATCTCTCACTATTACTTAAAACAATTTATTGAGGTCCCTCACATAGACGAAGATCGAATTTTGCTAATGATCAACAGTTTAGCGGGACAAGATCTTTCGTGTCAAAACTTTGAGAAATTTGTGACAACTGCTATGCTTGTGCAAATTGCCCTTGATACCCACGATAAAATTTCTAATCTCCAGGAACCGCTGAAACAAAGACAATTAACCATATTAGCGGGGGATTATTTTAGCGGATTATATTATAAAATTTTAGCTGACATTGAACATGTGCCATTAATTCGCGTATTAGCTGAAGGCATTAAAACGGTTAATGAATATAAAATCTTAGTGTATCAAAATGAAAATTCCCATATTGATGAATTTTTAGTTCACCTGAAAAAGGCAGAGTCGACGATTGTTTCGAAATTTAGCCAGTTTTTTGATTCACAGTCAATTGCAGCCCTGGCTGAAGAAGTATTATTGCTAAATAGGCTGCTGAAAGAAAAAGAAAATGCCGTTAAAGGCGAGGCTTCTGTTTTATTTGAAGCCTTAATGAGGACTTTTTTGCCTTCAAAGCAGCATGCTCCTTTTCAGGAGCTTCCAAATGAGAAGAAAGCTATATTATTTCACGAATGTGAAAAATACATAGAACAATCAATAGGTTTTATCAGCAGTATGATGATGAAGATTCCAAAGCTGAATCAGCTGCTGCAGCAACGCCTTGATGCTATAATGAGCCGCTATCCAGCGCCATCGAATTTATATGCGGAAGAAGGGTAA
- a CDS encoding demethylmenaquinone methyltransferase, with the protein MQSKEERVHKVFENIYGSYDKMNSIISFQQHKKWRNDVMKKMAVEKGKKALDLCCGTGDWTISLADAVGKEGQVYGLDFSKNMLEIAKEKAGKLHLDQVTLLHGNAMELPFDDNTFDYVTIGFGLRNVPDYMQVLKEMLRVLKPGGMAACLETSQPTMIGYRQLYYLYFQFIMPLIGKVFAKSYKEYSWLQESARDFPGFEELANMFVKAGFMEVKYKPYSGGAAAAHIGFKEKQ; encoded by the coding sequence ATGCAATCAAAAGAAGAAAGAGTACATAAAGTTTTTGAAAATATATATGGCAGCTATGATAAGATGAACTCTATTATCAGTTTTCAACAGCATAAAAAATGGCGGAACGATGTTATGAAGAAAATGGCTGTTGAAAAAGGAAAAAAAGCGCTCGATTTGTGCTGCGGTACAGGAGACTGGACAATCTCCCTTGCAGATGCAGTCGGAAAAGAAGGACAAGTGTACGGTCTTGATTTCAGTAAAAATATGCTTGAAATTGCTAAAGAGAAAGCTGGTAAATTACACTTGGATCAGGTAACACTCCTGCACGGGAACGCCATGGAGCTTCCGTTTGACGACAATACTTTTGATTATGTCACGATTGGTTTTGGCCTAAGGAATGTTCCAGATTATATGCAGGTTCTGAAAGAGATGCTAAGAGTGTTAAAGCCTGGAGGTATGGCTGCGTGCTTAGAAACCTCACAGCCTACTATGATTGGTTATCGCCAGCTTTATTATCTTTATTTTCAATTTATCATGCCGTTAATCGGAAAGGTTTTTGCGAAAAGCTATAAGGAATATTCCTGGCTGCAGGAGTCTGCCAGAGATTTTCCTGGTTTTGAGGAACTTGCTAATATGTTTGTAAAGGCCGGGTTTATGGAAGTGAAATACAAGCCATACAGTGGAGGCGCGGCAGCTGCACATATAGGCTTTAAAGAGAAACAGTAA
- the hepT gene encoding heptaprenyl diphosphate synthase component II, whose translation MKLQMMYSYLKADIALIEKELETAIKSNSLLLQEASTSLLHAGGKRLRPVFVLLGAKYGDYDIEAVKNVAVALELIHMASLVHDDVIDDAELRRGKPTVKAKWDNRIAMYTGDYILACSLEYMTNIENAEAHRILANTIVEVCLGEIEQIKDKYRFDQNLRDYLRRIKRKTALLIAASCELGAVAAGAEEQIHRKLFRFGYYVGMSYQIIDDILDFTSTEKELGKPSGDDLRQGNITLPVLFAMRDSSIISEIQKVNEQTSREEMKRIITRIKETGAIEESYAISKRYLDKAISILHELPSNRVKKSLLDIAHYIGKRKF comes from the coding sequence ATGAAATTACAAATGATGTATTCGTACTTAAAGGCGGATATTGCACTAATAGAAAAAGAGCTGGAAACGGCGATTAAATCAAATTCCCTGCTTTTGCAGGAAGCATCCACCAGCTTATTGCATGCTGGTGGGAAGCGTCTTCGTCCTGTATTTGTTCTATTGGGTGCAAAATATGGCGACTACGATATTGAGGCGGTAAAAAACGTTGCTGTGGCTCTGGAATTAATTCACATGGCGTCGCTTGTCCATGATGATGTGATTGATGATGCCGAGCTCCGTAGGGGAAAGCCTACTGTTAAGGCTAAATGGGATAATCGAATAGCGATGTATACTGGTGACTATATTCTTGCCTGTTCACTTGAGTACATGACGAACATTGAAAACGCGGAAGCCCATCGCATTTTGGCTAACACCATTGTAGAGGTATGTCTGGGTGAAATTGAACAAATAAAGGATAAGTATCGTTTTGACCAGAACTTAAGAGATTACCTTAGAAGAATAAAAAGAAAGACTGCATTGTTAATAGCTGCAAGCTGTGAATTAGGAGCTGTTGCGGCAGGAGCAGAGGAGCAAATTCATCGCAAACTGTTTCGATTTGGCTATTACGTAGGAATGTCATATCAAATTATTGATGATATTTTGGATTTTACTTCAACCGAAAAGGAATTAGGAAAACCATCAGGTGATGACTTGCGTCAGGGGAATATCACACTGCCTGTTTTGTTTGCCATGAGGGATAGCAGCATTATTTCCGAAATCCAAAAGGTAAATGAGCAGACCTCAAGGGAAGAAATGAAGCGTATTATTACCAGAATTAAAGAAACGGGTGCCATTGAAGAATCCTATGCCATTAGCAAGAGATATCTGGATAAAGCCATTTCTATCCTTCATGAACTTCCATCCAACAGAGTTAAAAAGTCCTTGCTTGATATCGCCCACTATATTGGAAAAAGAAAGTTTTAG